TAATTACCAAAATATGATAATAACAACCACAAACACCATTGAAAACAAACCTGCACAACAATATCTAGGAATTGTTACAGGTGAAACAATTATTGGAGCCAATTTTATTAAAGATTTTTTCGCAGGTATTAGAGACATTGTAGGAGGTAGATCTGCATCCTATGAAAAAGTACTAAGACAAGCTAAAGAAAGTGCCTTAAAAGAAATGCAAGACAGAGCAGAACAACTTGGAGCTGATGCAATTGTTGGGGTTGATTTGGATTATGAAACTGTTGGACCAAATGGTGGAATGCTTATGGTTACGGCATCAGGTACGGCCATTAAATTTTAATACCTCATAAAATGTGATAAATAACATACTAAAATGGTTGAATAAACCCTATTACTCACCAATTTATAGCACTTATAACTTAATTGTAAGTGTTGTATTTGGTTTAATAGTATCCTTATTTCTCATTGTATTTCAACCTTTTAGAATACACCTTCTAGGAGAAAATTTAGTTCTCTTTTGTTTTGGATTTGGTTGCATTTCTACAATATCTATTATTTTAATATTGTATTTCCTACCAAAACTATGTAAAGCTTTTTTTAATCCCGAAACTAGAACGGTTTTTAAACAATTTATTCTATTAAATGTTACGGTAATAACCATTGGTACTATTTCATATCCATACAACATTTATATTCGACAAAGTATTGGACAAGAGCAAATAGCTGGATACCTTCAAATACTGTCTTACTCATATGCTATTGGATTTTTCCCTATTTTATTTTGGCTCTATTTTGATGAAATAGAACTACGTAAAAAAAGAAAAAAAACTACAAAATATATTAATGAGCACAATCATTTTAGTACTAACATAATACATGAAGAATCCCTATTTTCTTTTACTTCATTACAATCTAATAATCAAATAACACTAGATATTAATAAACTTATATATATAAGTTCTGAAGGAAACTATGCTAGTTATTTTATTGATGAACCAACTGGTGTGAAAGAAATTTTATTTAGAACTACTCTATCTAAAATAGAACAAGATTTGAAAGCTTATAAAAATATCATACGTTGTCACAAATCATACATCATAAACACAAGGTATATTAGTGAATATTCTGGCAATGCAAGAGGCTATTTAATAAAAACAACCAAAACAGATTTTAATATTCCTATATCTCGAAGGTTTTCTAAAAACGATTTAAAAGATTTCTTAAGTTACTAAACTTCCCATTCATCACTTTTAAACCAAATTAAATTCCTATTCATAACAAAATCAATTATTTAATTAAATTTATTA
The sequence above is a segment of the Tenacibaculum sp. 190130A14a genome. Coding sequences within it:
- a CDS encoding heavy metal-binding domain-containing protein, with the protein product MIITTTNTIENKPAQQYLGIVTGETIIGANFIKDFFAGIRDIVGGRSASYEKVLRQAKESALKEMQDRAEQLGADAIVGVDLDYETVGPNGGMLMVTASGTAIKF
- a CDS encoding LytTR family DNA-binding domain-containing protein; amino-acid sequence: MINNILKWLNKPYYSPIYSTYNLIVSVVFGLIVSLFLIVFQPFRIHLLGENLVLFCFGFGCISTISIILILYFLPKLCKAFFNPETRTVFKQFILLNVTVITIGTISYPYNIYIRQSIGQEQIAGYLQILSYSYAIGFFPILFWLYFDEIELRKKRKKTTKYINEHNHFSTNIIHEESLFSFTSLQSNNQITLDINKLIYISSEGNYASYFIDEPTGVKEILFRTTLSKIEQDLKAYKNIIRCHKSYIINTRYISEYSGNARGYLIKTTKTDFNIPISRRFSKNDLKDFLSY